DNA from Salmo trutta chromosome 14, fSalTru1.1, whole genome shotgun sequence:
GATATTTAACTACTGTACAGGACGACTGGCTGAGCCTGGGTATTTTCACTAGGTTGTTTGACTACTGAGGTACTTGGCAGTGTAACTTTAAGGTAATCATACCTATTCAGAGCCAAAATGGGTGGCTGCCAACTGCTAAAGCATGCAGTCCCACTATACAGGTTCATTTAGCACGCCAAGCAGAGATCCATGATACTCAACAAAGCTTCATGCAATGATATCTGTTCATGGagttacacacacagagagatcacACATATCAGCCAGGCCCATGTAGCACAGTCGAAGAGAGCTGTCATCAGTCTGTACTGTATGACAATTCTTGTACTTACGTTGGACAGAGCGCCTCTTAAATATCAGCAGCGCAGCAAGGAGTCCAATGACCAGAGATCCTATGACTCCAACTGGTGCAAGCCACTGGGTAGTGGAGTCAGAAGCAAAATCATCTTTTGAACCTTCAAATGCAGGTGGAAAATAAACAATTTGCAAATTAAATAGGAAATTCACAGATATTTGAATGAAATACAGGTAGTGCTACTCTGTGACCAGACATAGATGCACAAAGTCCATGATTGAGAACAAATAAAAATCTGATTATTTTTACAAATCTAATCCAGCAGACCTGGATTCAGTCAACCAAAGTTCAATGTCATTTCAACTAAATAGAAGTTCCAATATAATTCTAAAATATCAAATGATATGATTGGTCAAAGTCAGTATCAGGTCAGGTCACTTGTTCCAACTTCATTTCCTGCAGAGTAATTTTTGACATCTTAAAATAAACAGACTAGAGCTCTTTTCTAATCTAAATATAATCTTAATTTACTTTCCATTGCTAAGACTAATTTGTTTTCACATCAGATGGATAACTTGTATTTGGAAATTACCAGACAGGCAGGTCATAAAAAAACATTCAAAATGGCTGCGAGAGGAGAGAAACAACTGCAGAGAAGGAATGTTCTGGTAAGAAGGTATTATGACTACACTGAATCGTGATAAAATGGAGCATTAGAGACAGATTGGAGACTATGAGCTCTAATTTGCAACTAGTGCAGGTATTTATAACTCCACTATCATTATTAACCTAGTAATTTCCTCTAGGCTCACCAGATGACAAGCAGACTGGGTTAAGCAAACATTGAAGATCTTCTGGAATCAtattgaaacatgtatggaatgTTTCTTAGCCAAACCAAGACATTCATTTTCCTTTTTTCCAGTTTCAAGGAAGATGTTCAATCAGATTTGGGAGCATGTTATGGCCTGATCTACTCCACCCCTCAGTGAAATGTTCTCTCATTGTAAGGCTGATTTATTGTGCTCCCGCATGAATAGACGTTGTAAAAAAGGCCTATGCTAATAAAAGTAGACTAGATTGAGGCTGAATTGTTTACAATGATCAGGGTTAGGATGAGCGAATAAGGGAGACTGGCATGTTTTGGATTTGGCCCTGCTTTCAAATAGGATGACATCACAAACATTCATACACACTGTGTATACCGACCACGATGGCAGAACGTACCTGCTGAACATACAAAAGGGATCTCAAATGATGCCTTCCCCTCCTGGACTCCATTGGTGTTGTGCACTGTGCATGAGTAGTTTGTAGAACCACTGTATGTAGCCTTCAGAACTGTTAGTTTACTGGAGAGGCTAAACAGTGTGTCGTCTGCCTTTTTGGCCACAAGTTCAGCACTGCCTGTGCAGTTCGTGCCAAACTCGTCAAACCACCAGATCAACCCTTTCTGGTGCCCACCTGTAGAGTTGCAGAAAATGGTCACACCGGTGTTTTGTTTTATGCAGTTCTCAGGACTGGAACTCATGGTTGGTGATTTGTACAtagctggaagagagagagaaagatacattatattacatagagttgaagttggaagttcattcaccttagccaaatacatttaaactcagtttttcacaattcctgacatttaatcctagtacaaattccctgtcttaggtcagttaggatcaccactttattttaagaatgtgaaatgtcagaataatagtagagatatttatttatttcagcttttatttctatcatcacattcctagtgggtcagaagtttacatacactcaattagtatttggtagcattgcctttaaattgtttaacttgggtcaaacatttcaggaagccttccacaagcttcccacaataagttgggtgaattttgtcccattcctcccgacagagctggtgtaactgaatcaggtttgtaggcctccatgctcgcacacgctttttcagttctgccgacaaatgttctataggattgaggtcaggtctttgtgatggccactccaataccttgactttgttgtccttaagcaatttttccacaactttggaagtatgcttggggccattgtccatttggaagacccattggcaaccaagctttaacttcctgactgatgtcatgagatattgcttcaatatatccacataattttccatcctcatgacgccgtctattttgtgaagtacaccaatcccacctgcaacaaagcacccccacaacatgatgctgccacacccgtgtttcacggttgggatggtgttcttcggcttgcaagcctccccctttttcctccaaacataacaatcaaatcaaatgtatttatatagcccttcttacatcagctgatatctcaaagtgctgtacagaaacccagcctaaaaccccaaacagcaagcaatgcaggtgtagaagcagggtggctaggaaaaactcgctagaaaggccaaaacctaggaagaaacctagagaggaaccaggctatgaggggtggccagtcctcttctggctgtgccgggtggagattataacagcacatggcctagatgttcaaatgttcataaatgacaagcatggtcaaataataataatcatagtagttgtcgagggtgcaacaagtcagtaacacaagagtaagtgtcagttggctgtTCGGCAATAATgtcaatggtcattatgaccgaacagttctatttatgtttcatcagaccagaggacatttctccaaaaagatttatctttgtccccatgtgcaggtgcaaaccgtagtctggctttttttaatggcggttttggagcagtggcttcttccttgctgagcggcctttcaggttatgtcgaaataggactcgttttactgtggatagagatacttttctacctgtttcctccagcatcttcacaaggtcctttgctgttgttctgggaatgattttcacttttcgcaccaaaatacattcatctctaggagacagaatgtgtctccttcctgagcggtatgacggctgcgtggtcccatggtgtttatacttgcgtactattgtttgtacagatgaacgtggtaccttcaggtgtttggaaattgctcccaaggatgaaccagacttgtggaggtctgaggtcttggctgatttcttttgattttcccatgatgtcaagcaaagaggcactgagtttgaaggtaggccttgaaatacatccacaggtacacctctaattgactcaaatgatgtcaatttgagcctatcagaagcttctaaagacatgacatcatttcctgaaattttccaagctgtttaaaggcacagtcaacttagtgacccactggaattgtgatacagtgaattataagtgaaataatctgtccgtaaacaatttttggaaaaatgacttgtgtcatgcacaaagtagatgtcctaacagacttgccaaaactatagtttgttaacaagaaatttgtggagtggttgaaaaacaagttttaatgactccaacctaagtgtatgtaaacttctgacttcaactgtacatgtgggTGCGGTTTGCAACCACGTCAGTGGGTAAACATCGTTAAGACAGACTTTGCACCTTTTCAACACCCATCAAAGGGTTAGAACTTGGAATGAGATTACTGGAGGAGTGATTTTTAATGAACTGGAATTACCTTTCTTTTATCACTCACATGTTCTAATTGAGTCTGTGTACATTATTTGTAAACACTGATTGCATGACATGGGTAGAATGGCATTATGGAGACTAGTTGTGGACATTCCCACTGATAATACTCTGTGCCGTTTGAGCACTGTCATTCTGAAACAGAAAGAAACTCTGGCTCCTGCTGTGCtgtccaatcacacacacacacacgcacacacacacacacacacacacacacacacacacacacacacacacacacacacacacacacacacacacacacacacacacacacacacacacacacacacacacacacacacacacacacgcacacacacacacacacacacacacatacaaatagaTCTGAACTCCCCCTGAACATATTTCAGACTAAACATCCTTATCAACTTTTTATCATAACTGTAtgggcgggtgtgtgtgtgtgtgtgggtgtgacaaCAATGGAAGTTCAATAGAACTTCATTTCAACATGTGGGCATCATAACACCCTGATGAAGGCTATGAGCTGAGACGCATTTCAAAAAATTTAAtgttgtattatattgtattctTCTATTGCCCTTAAAGAGTGGCTGAATATCTCAAGTTCCGTTTTCTCCTTTCATGAACCTGTGTTGAAAGGTGCTTCTATTTTTATCATCACATTTGGTTGAACTGTAGACAGTATAGGACTCACCTGTGACACTGAGGCTGATTGTAGCTGTAGCATCACCACTGTCTGTTCTCACCATGCATTCATACTCCCCCTTGTCGGCCATCTTGGTATTTGTCAACAACAAGGACACATTCATATTCTTCTTGTTCCAGGATGGCTCAGCAAATTTACATCCAAGGGTTGAGTCATTTACATGTTTATGGTATTCCAACAAAAGTGCATCACCTCCCACCCTCTTCCAGGTCACCGTCAAGATGGTCACGTTCTGAACAGCTTTGACAATACACTCCAGCAATGACTGCTGACCATAAACCCCATGGTATTCTGTTTTACACTCCAGTTTGACAAATGCTGTTAGTAAAATATCATTACAGAGAAAAAGACCACATAAATACAGAAGATAATTACTGTTATAGTAGTCAGTTTTATCATAATGTGACCAATCTTATTGAACTTTTAgtaaaaaataatatacagttCTTCCAAACCACAATGTTAATAATCTGCTGAAAACAATAAATACATTGTTGTATTTTTGTATATAACATTTT
Protein-coding regions in this window:
- the LOC115147188 gene encoding uncharacterized protein LOC115147188 isoform X2, with protein sequence MSDRDRQQYTASCGNGDVTAEEFSVVLLLIQQTDHSSRNPKMTSATSFLFFAIHLACIRAGNSSETFVKLECKTEYHGVYGQQSLLECIVKAVQNVTILTVTWKRVGGDALLLEYHKHVNDSTLGCKFAEPSWNKKNMNVSLLLTNTKMADKGEYECMVRTDSGDATATISLSVTAMYKSPTMSSSPENCIKQNTGVTIFCNSTGGHQKGLIWWFDEFGTNCTGSAELVAKKADDTLFSLSSKLTVLKATYSGSTNYSCTVHNTNGVQEGKASFEIPFVCSAGSKDDFASDSTTQWLAPVGVIGSLVIGLLAALLIFKRRSVQRARRLSTFPLMSHSGHPTDAHHGDEAEGKAILTV
- the LOC115147188 gene encoding uncharacterized protein LOC115147188 isoform X1, which translates into the protein MSDRDRQQYTASCGNGDVTAEEFSVVLLLIQQTDHSSRNPKMTSATSFLFFAIHLACIRAGNSSETFVKLECKTEYHGVYGQQSLLECIVKAVQNVTILTVTWKRVGGDALLLEYHKHVNDSTLGCKFAEPSWNKKNMNVSLLLTNTKMADKGEYECMVRTDSGDATATISLSVTAMYKSPTMSSSPENCIKQNTGVTIFCNSTGGHQKGLIWWFDEFGTNCTGSAELVAKKADDTLFSLSSKLTVLKATYSGSTNYSCTVHNTNGVQEGKASFEIPFVCSAGSKDDFASDSTTQWLAPVGVIGSLVIGLLAALLIFKRRSVQRARRLSTFPLMSTSFYIQYLLKNVIFICHFGFMVSHLS